The genome window GGACGGAACGCGAGGCAATGGTGAAACGCGCTGACATACGCACCGGGGCGAAGGATGGACGGCTGGGCGCCGCCTCGCAGCAGGGCGCCTATGCGACCGAGTTCGCCTTGATCTTCCCTATTTTTTTCCTGGTCTTCTACGGCGTACTGAGCTTCGGCCTGATCTTCACGACCCAGCAGTCGCTGACGCTGGCGGTCGAGGAGGGCGCGCGCGCCAGCTTGCGGTATTACATGCCTGCCGCGGCGGGCACGGGTTTCATGGCGCAGATGCAGGGGCGTCTCGAGCATGGCTGCGAAGTGGCCAAGTTGCGCGCGGCATGGCTGGGCGAGATCGGCGGTGGGGCCATCACGCCGACGTGCACCGCCTCGATCAATGGACCGTGCCTGAAGGCGGACGGCACGCTGGATACGGCGTCGTCGTGCACGACGACGCTGGGCGCGGCGGGCGCGGGGACTTCGGTCGCTTGTGGCTATCGACAGGAAGAGATGTGCTTCGCGACGCTGAACGTCAGCTATGCCTATAGCGCGAATCCGCTCGTGCCTGCGCTGCCCGGCACCTTCCTCGTCGTTCCCAACGTGCTGAGCGCGACGGCCAGGGTGGCACTGGACCCCGGCGCGCTGCAATTGGGTGCGACCGGAGGCGGGGCATGAGCGCCGCGCTGCTCGAGGCCGTCCGTCCGGGCCGTGCGCAGCGGGGTGTCGCCGCGCTGGAGTTCTCGCTGGTCTGCGTGCTGTTCCTGGTCATTTTGTTCGGAATCATCAGCTACGGCTGCATCTTCGTCGCCCAGCAGTCGCTGTCGCGCGCGGCCGAGGAAGGTGCCCGCGTGGCCCTGCAGTCGAGGCTGGCGGGATTGCCGGAAGGGGCATCGCTGCAGGCCGAGGCGTGCGGAGCCGTGGCGCAGTCGGTCGACTGGCTGACCCGGCGCCGGGCCACGATGGGCCAGGCACCCGTGTCCTGCGAGCTCAGGGCATCCCAGGCGTGCACCTATGCCGCGGGCCTGCGCTGCGCTTCGCTGGTCGTGACCTATATCGATTACCGCAAATATCCGCTGATACCGGAGCTGCTGCCGCTGGGCAATTGGCTGCAGTCCCTGTTCGGCGAGAACACGGCCTGGATTCCGCAGGACCTGTCGGCCGTGTCGACCGTGCAGTTGGGAAGGAATACGTCGGGCTCGTGACAGGGGCCGGCGCGTGAAGATTTTTTCGAGTATCGAGGCGACAAGCAGATGAACAACGTAACCAAGATCGTCGCGGCCATGCTGGTGTTGCTGGCGGTGCTGCTGGGGGGCTATGCCTTCGTGCTGGCGACCAAGCCGGCTCCGGCCGCCAAGCCGGCGGTCGCTCCCACGCCGTTGTCCGAGAAGCGGATTCCGGTGGTCGTGGCGGACAAGCTGCTTCCCGGTGGCGTGCCCATCGACACGGGTGCGCTCAAGGTCGTTGAGCTGCCCATCGATCCGGCGGGCGCCTATCGGGCGACCAGCGACCTGTCGGGCAAGATTCCCAAGTTCGATATCGGCCCCGGCACGCCCGTGACCGACAGCATCCTGGTCAAGGGCCTGACGCTGTTGCTGAACGATGGTGAACGGGCGGTGGCGGTGCCGGTCGACGAGGTCGTCGGCACGGGCAACCGTGTCGCGCCGGGGGATTTCGTGGACGTGTTCTTCACGCTGAGGCAGGGGCAGAACGTGACCCGGACGCAAGCCAGGCTGCTGCTGTCGCGCCTGCGAGTGCTGACCTATGGCAGCGCGTCGGCCGCGGGCGATGCGCCGTCGGACGACGGCGCGACCGTCGTGCGGGCGAACAACCCGCCGCCACCGGCCCGCACCGCGGTGCTGGCGGTACCCACCGCCGACGTGAATCGCCTGCTGCTGGCCACGCAGAACGGCAAGCTGCAGCTCGTGCTGCGCAATCCCACCGACGCCACCGCGCCCGATGCGAGCCTGTTCCCCGAGCCGCCTCCGGTACTGGCGGGCAAGAACGGCCTGACCAAGGAGCAGCGCGAGGCGCTCGAACTGGCCGACAACCAGGCCTATGCCGGCCTGGAGCTGACCGGCCTGTCGGGGGGCGCGGTGAAGCGGCCGGCGCCGGTGGTGCAGGCCCGCCCGCGGCAATCCGCTCCCGCACCCAAGGTCGAGAGCAATACGGTGGAAGTGGTGCGCGGCACCAAGCGTGAAGTCGTCGGGTTTTAACGGGTAGAACTTCAATGAAAATCAGCAATCAGGCTTTCGTGCGGCGCCTGGCGCCCCTGGCCATGGCACTGACGCTGTCCTTCGCCGTGCCGGCCGGCGCGGCCGACGAGGGCGGTCCGCGCCAGATATCGGTGGCGGTGCGCGATCAATACCAACTCAGCATTCCCGGCAACCTGGAGCGCGTGTCGGTGGTCGATCCCGAAGTGGCCGACGTCGTGATCCAGAAGGGCAGCGGCGGCCGCAAGGGTGGGGTGCTGGTAGTGGGCAAGAAGCCCGGCACCACCATGGTGTCGGTCTGGCAGCGCGGCGCCGCGGCGCCTCAGGCCTATCTCGTGCGCGTGACGGGCGATCTGGCCACGCTGCTGGGAGAAGGGGACGGTGCCAAGGCCCAGGTCTATGGAGACGCGGCCGTGCTGAGCGGGCAGTCGCCGTCGGTCCTGTCGCACCATCGTGCCGCGGCTGCAGCCGGCGATGCGGTGGGGGCCGCCAACGTGTTCGATGCCGCCACTATCGAGACCGGCGGCGTGGTCCAGGTGGAAGTGAAGGTCGTGGAGTTCAGCAAGCAGGTGCTGAAGGAGGCCGGCTTCAATTTCTCCGCCTCCAACCGGCGCGGCAGCTTCAGCTTCGGCCTGGCCAGCGACCTGGCCCCCAGCGGCAAGGCCTTCGACCTGACCCTGGGGCTGAACCGCGGCAATTTCCTGCTCAACACCAATCTGCGCCTGCTGGAAACCAACGGCCTGGCGCGCGTGCTGGCCGAGCCTACGCTGGTTGCGTTGTCTGGCCAGAGCGCCAAGTTCCTGGCCGGTGGCGAATTGCCGGTGCCGCAGGCAGGCGGACTGGGGACGACCACGGTCATGTACAAGCCGTTCGGCATCGGACTGACGCTGACGCCCACGGTGTTGGCCAAGGATCGGATCGCACTCAAGGTCGCGCCCGAGGCCAGCGACCTGGATTGGACCAACGGCATCACGCTCAACAACATCCAGATCCCCGCCATCATTACCCGCCGCGCCGACACCACGGTCGAACTCGGCGACGGTGAAAGTTTCGTGATCGGTGGACTGGTGTCGCGTTCCACCACCTCGAACCTGGACAAGCTGCCGTTCCTGGGCGATCTGCCCATCATCGGTACCTTCTTCCGGAACATGAAGTATTCCCAGAAGGAAAAGGAACTGCTGATCGTCGTGACGCCGCATCTGGTCAAGCCTTTGGCCAAGGGCGTCAAGCCGCCCATGCCGGGCGCCAACGAGAAGCGTGACTCCGCGACCAATGCCTGGGGTCATTTCCTGCTGGGTGTCGCGAGCAATGATGAGTTGCCTGGTTTCTCGAAGTAGTCGGTTGTTACCGGGTATCTGTAGGAGTCGTATATGAACGCCCCGAGCAAGGAGTTGGCGAGTTTGTTGGATACTCGCCGTTTCCTGTTCTTCACCGGCGACAGCTCATCGGCGCAGCGCCTGGCCGCGGTGTTGAGGCACGATGGCGTGGTCGTTCAGGAGGATGTGGTTCCCGACCGGCTGTCGGCGCGCCTGGCCGAACTCGGGCCGCAGATGGTGTTGCTGGATTTCGGCGCGGACGACAACGAGCCCGGCAGGCTGCTGCACGCCAGCGACCTGGCGAGAACGCTGGCGCGCGTGGCGCCCGCCTTGCCGGTCGTCGCGGTGGGCAGCATGATGCGGCCGCAGGGCGCCGTGGCCGCCCTGCGGGCCGGCGTGCGGGATTTCATCGATCCGGCCGACGAGGCCGAAGTGCGCGACGTCGTGCGGCGCGTGTTGCAGTCCCATGCCACGAGCGGCGTGCCGGGGCGCGGCCAGATGGTGGTGTTGCTGGGCGTGCGCGCCGGGCTGGGCACGACCACGCTGGCGGCGCATCTGACCACCATGGCGCAAGTGCAGGGCGAGGGCGGACAGACCGCGGAAGGGCGGCCGGCCAGCAGCCTGCGAGGCCCCGCGGCGCTGCTGGACCTGGGCCTGCCCGTGGCCGACGGCCAGCTTTACCTGAACGTGTCCGGCAGCTTCCATTTCGCCGAGGCGGTACGCAACCTGCGCCGCTTCGACGAGACCCTGGTCAATACCGCGCTTACGCGCAGCGCCAGTGGCGTGGCGGTGATCTCGCTGCCGCGCGACCTGGCCGAGATGCGCACGGTCTCGCATGCGGATTCGCTGGGGCTGCTGGACCGCTTGCGCCAGCACTTCGGCTTGCTGGTAGCCGACGTGGGCGGATTCTCCAATCCCGATTTCGTGGCTGGCATGGTGCGGGCCGCCGACCAGGCGTGGATCGTCACGGATCAGTCGGTAGGGGCCTTGGTCTCGCTGGCGGACGTCCTGCGGGACCTGGACGGCCGCGATGTGGATCGCGCCAGGATGCGGCTGGTGGTGAACCGCTATGACGAGCGGTATGGCATGACCGCCGAGCAGATCGCGCAGCGGTTCGACGTGCAACTGCTGGGCACGCTGCCCGATCGCGCGCTGGCGCTGATGAACAGTACCAACCAGGGCAGGCTGCTGCACGAAGTGGCGGACCGCGATCCCTATGTGCGGGCCGTGCACGGGCTGGTGGATTCGCTGGGAGCGTATGACCAGGCCTTGCCGCCGGGGGCGAAATGGCTGTCGCGGTGGCTGCCGAATCTGCACAAGCACCTGGTGACGCGATGAAGAAAAATTCCGGTTTGAAGCGGGCAAACATGCAGCGGAGAGTGTCATCATGACGGCATCGATCGAGTTTGCCGACGATAGTCCGGCGTTTGCCAACACCCAGCGCTTCCAGGACGTCAAGGCCGCCGCGCACGAGCACTTGCTGTCGCGCATCGAGGAACTCGGCGCGGAGTTCGGCCGCTGGTCCCGGACCGCGATCCAGCAGTTCGTCGACCTGGAGGTCGACAGTTTCGTGCGCCTGCGGCGGGTGCCCATCAATGAATCCGAACTCCGGCAGGTCGCGGCTTCATTGACGAAGGAACTGGCCGGGCTCGGTCCGCTGGAGGACCTGCTGGCCGATCCGGCGGTCGAGGACATCCTGATCAACGGCTACGACAACGTTTTCGTGTCGCGCCGTGGCGTATTGCAGCGCGAGGTCCTGCGTTTCAGCGACAACCCGCACCTGCTGCGCATCGTGCGCCGCATCCTCGCGCCGCTGGGGCGGCGGCTGGACGAATCCAGTCCCATGGTGGACGCGCGCCTGCCGGATGGCGGCCGCCTGAACGTGGTCATCGAGCCGCTGGCGGTGGACGGCCCCATGGTGTCCATCCGGAAGTTCCGCCAGGATCCGCTCAAGCCGGCCGACCTGCTGGCGCTGGGAACTTTCAACGAAGAGATCCATCGCTTGCTGAGCCTGGCGGTGCGCGAGCGCTGCAACATCCTGGTTTCGGGCGGAACCAGCTCCGGCAAGACTTCGCTGCTCAATGCGCTGGCGTTCTTCGTTCCCGAGACCGAGCGCGTGGTCACGGTCGAAGACACCGCGGAACTGTCGCTGAACCATCCCCACGTGGTCCGGCTGGAGGCGCGTCAGGGCGGCTTCGACGGCGCGGGCCAGGTCAGCATCCGCGACCTGATACGCAACAGCCTGCGGATGCGGCCGGATCGCGTGGTGGTGGGCGAGGTGCGCGGCCCCGAGGTCATGGACATGCTGCAGGCGATGAATACCGGCCACGAAGGTTCGATGGCGACCATACACGCGAACTCGCCGCGCGAATGCCTGTACCGAATGGAAATGCTGGCGGGTTTCGCGGGCTTCCAGGGCAGCGAGGACAGCCTGCGCAGGCAGATCGCCAGCGCGCTGGACTTCATCGTGCAGATCGCCCGTTTGTCCAATGGCCGCCGCCGCATCGTGTCGATCTCGGAAGTTACCGGCATGGGCGACAACGTGATCTCCACGCAGGAGCTCTATCGCCACGAGAGTTTCGTCGGCCCGGATGGCGAGGAGAAGGATCGCTGGGTATCGCTCGGCATCCATCCGCATACGCCCAAGCTGGCCAAGTACCGCGACCAGTTGCGCGTGACGATGGCACCCGAGGCGCCCCAGGGCGGCGGGGGCAGCTTCTGGTCCAGGGGGCGATGATGTCGGCGCTGCTCCTATCGGTGTTGTGTCTCGCGCTGCTGCTGGTGGCGGCGGGATTGTGGCTGTGGCAGAGCGCGAGCGAGCGTGGGCGTCGGCAGGCGACCAGTGCCTTCGTCGAGGAACAGCTCAGCCGATCGTTCGACCCGACCCGGGCGGTGGTGGCCACGGCACAGCAGCTTTATCCGCCCGTGCGTCCGCGAGGCGTGCGCGGTCGATTCCAGAACATGCTGCTGCGCGCCGGCATCGAGCCGGGTCCCGCTTTCTACGGTCCATGGCTCGTGGCGCTGGTGGCGCTGCCCATCGTGGCCCTGTTGTTCAGCGGCGGCCTGGCCGCCTTGGTGACGTTCTTCCTGGTTGTGCTGGCCGTCCTGTTCCAGCTCTGGTGGCAGGCCGACAAGCGCCGGCAGAGGATGGTGCGGCAATTGCCGGGATTCATCGATGCCCTGGTGCGGCTCATCACCATCGGCAACAGCCTGGGTTCGGCCTTCCAGACCGCGGTGTCTTCGGTCGATGCGCCGTTGTTCGAAGTGCTGGAGCGAGCCAACCAGTTGAATCGCGCGGGCATGGAACTCGACGCTTCGCTGGTGCACGCCGCCAGGCTCTACCGCTTCTATGAACTGGAACTGGTCGCCGCCGTGATTGGCGTTGCCCTGCGTTTCGGTGGCCGCAGCGATGTGGTGCTCGAACGCATGGCGGCCTTCATGCGCGATCTGCAGCAGGCGCGGGAGGAACTGCACGCGCTGTCAGCCGAGGTCCGGCTGTCGGCATGGATCCTGGCGCTGCTGCCGGTGTTCGTCGCGGGGTTCATCGTCATCTTCAACAATGCCATGTTCGTGGGCATGTGGACCGACCCGGTCGGCCAGAAGATGCTGGTGGGCGCCTTCGCTCTGCAACTGGTCGGCTCTTTCTGGCTGTACCGCATGGCCAAATCGGTTTGAAGCTATGTCCACACAATTGTTGACCGCCGCCTCCCTGGTCCTGTTCGCCACCGCCGCGCTGCTGGTTGGAGTGGCTATCCTGATCCGGGGCTCGCGGCAGAACCGAAGCCGCCAGGTAGTGGACAGCGCCATCACCGCACGGGCCAATCCCGTGCTGGACGATGCCCTTGCCAACGTGGCGTCGCCAGTGCGACGCGGCCGTGTGAGCGCGATGTTCGACGGCGCGGCGCAACTGGGCGAGAAGTGGGAACAAGGCAAGCTGGGCAATTATCTGCTCGAGGCCGAGGACAGGCAGTTGATCGACCGCTGCGGCTTCAGCGACCTGGCGCGCGCCCGTTCCCTGTTCATCTTCGCGCGGGTCGTGCTGGCCGTCGTCGTGCCGGTCCTGGCCTGGATGTTCGGCGGCGGCGGAGCGCTCGGCACGATGCTGTCCCTGTTCCTGGGGTTCGCGCTCGGCTACATGGTGCCGAAGTGGGTGCTGCGCCAGGTGGCGGCTTCGCGCACGCGCAAGGCCAAGGAAGAACTGCCGCTGCTGATCGACCTGCTGCGCCTGCTGCAAGGCGTGGGCCTGTCCATCGACCAGAGCCTGCATGTGATCGTGACCGAGTTCCGCACCGTGCTGCCGGTATTGGCGGCGGAACTGGAGATCGCCGTCAACCAGCATGCCCGCGGGTTGTCGCGCGAACAGTCGCTGCAGCGGCTGGCCACCGGCTTCGGCAACGAGGACCTGGCGGCCGTGGCGCGCCTGATCGTACAGGTCGACCGGCATGGCGGCGCGGTCCAGGAACCCCTCAAGCAGTTTTCCGAGCGTGTCCGGGAGCAGCGGCGGATGGAGTTGAAGGAGCGTGTCGGCAAGCTCACGGTCAAGATGACCGGCGTCATGGTGCTGACGCTGTTGCCGGCGCTCATCATCGTCACGGGTGGGGCGGGTTTCCTGGCCGTTTTCCGCGGCCTGGCGAGGATGGGAGGCTGAGATGACCGGGGCGATCCATTATCCGGTGCGCATGGCCGGTTTGCTCGGGGCCGCGCTGCTGGCGGCGGGATGCAGTTCCACCGCCCCCTCGGGCTACGGCGTATCGGCACCCAAGTTCAACGATGAAGCCATGATGCGCCAACAGGTCGCGAACGACGAGCCCACGGCGGATAGCCGCGGCATGTATCTGTCGCTGATCCGGGAGATGCAGGGCAAGGGTCTTTACTTCGCGTCCTTGGCTCACATCGATGCATTCGAGCAGCGCCATGGCGCGGCGCCGGACGTCGAGCTGCTGCGGGCCCATGCGCTGCGCGAAGCCGGGCAATCCGAGGAAAGCGCGGTGGTCTATCGGCGCCTGCTGAAGACGGAAGTTGGCGCGGCGGCCGCGCAGGGCCTGGGCCTGCTGGCAGGCGCGCGCGGCGACTATCCGGCCGCGGTGGTGTCGCTGCGCGAGGCGGCGCGGCTCGATCCCACCAACGCGCTGATCGTCAGCGACCTCGGCTACGCGCTGCTGCGCAACGGCGAAACGGCCGCCGCCAGGTTGCCCATGGCGCAGGCCGCCGAGCTGGCGCCGGAAAACTCCAGGATCCTGGCCAACCTCGCCTTGCTGCTGCTGGTGTCCGGTGATGCCGGGCGCGCCGGCACCGTCATGGACAAGGCCGGTCTGTCGCCCGATGCGCGCGCGGCGGTGCGCAAGCTGGCCGACGACATCGCGCGCCGGGCACCCCAGGCGTCTCGTCCGGTCGCGGTCGTGAAGGCAGACTCCGCCCCGGTTGCGGTTGCCGTGCCACCGCCGGCGGCCAGCCCGTTCCCGGTCTCGTCCCTGGCGCCCGAGATGTCCCGTGTGCCGATGCCCCCCGTGGCGGAGCGCGCGCCGGTGGCGCCGAGAGCCGCGGTGGTCCGGACCGCTGCGCAGGAGACAGAGCCCGCGGACACCGTGCGCGAACCCGTGGTGCGGCAGGTCTCCGCGCCCGTTCTTCAGCCGGTGCGCGCGCCCATGCAGTCCATGCTGGACCGGTTCAACTCGGCCATCCCCTGACGCCGGCAGACCGATGCGACCGAATCTTCTTCAACGATGACGAATACAAGTGGAATCAAGGCGATCATGAAACCTACCAGCCATTGCCCGCACGGACAGTCCGCTTCCCGGCGCGCCAGCCGTTATCTGGTGCTGGCCGCGCTGCTGGCGGCACCCCTGGCGCAGGCCCAGAACAATGCGCCGGTGACCGGCTCCATGCTGCAGGAGACACCCGAGCAACGGGCGCGCATGGAACAAGCCGCGCGCCAGGCCCAGGCGCAGGAGCAGGCCCGCCGCGCG of Pigmentiphaga sp. H8 contains these proteins:
- a CDS encoding MinD/ParA family protein, producing the protein MNAPSKELASLLDTRRFLFFTGDSSSAQRLAAVLRHDGVVVQEDVVPDRLSARLAELGPQMVLLDFGADDNEPGRLLHASDLARTLARVAPALPVVAVGSMMRPQGAVAALRAGVRDFIDPADEAEVRDVVRRVLQSHATSGVPGRGQMVVLLGVRAGLGTTTLAAHLTTMAQVQGEGGQTAEGRPASSLRGPAALLDLGLPVADGQLYLNVSGSFHFAEAVRNLRRFDETLVNTALTRSASGVAVISLPRDLAEMRTVSHADSLGLLDRLRQHFGLLVADVGGFSNPDFVAGMVRAADQAWIVTDQSVGALVSLADVLRDLDGRDVDRARMRLVVNRYDERYGMTAEQIAQRFDVQLLGTLPDRALALMNSTNQGRLLHEVADRDPYVRAVHGLVDSLGAYDQALPPGAKWLSRWLPNLHKHLVTR
- a CDS encoding type II and III secretion system protein family protein, yielding MKISNQAFVRRLAPLAMALTLSFAVPAGAADEGGPRQISVAVRDQYQLSIPGNLERVSVVDPEVADVVIQKGSGGRKGGVLVVGKKPGTTMVSVWQRGAAAPQAYLVRVTGDLATLLGEGDGAKAQVYGDAAVLSGQSPSVLSHHRAAAAAGDAVGAANVFDAATIETGGVVQVEVKVVEFSKQVLKEAGFNFSASNRRGSFSFGLASDLAPSGKAFDLTLGLNRGNFLLNTNLRLLETNGLARVLAEPTLVALSGQSAKFLAGGELPVPQAGGLGTTTVMYKPFGIGLTLTPTVLAKDRIALKVAPEASDLDWTNGITLNNIQIPAIITRRADTTVELGDGESFVIGGLVSRSTTSNLDKLPFLGDLPIIGTFFRNMKYSQKEKELLIVVTPHLVKPLAKGVKPPMPGANEKRDSATNAWGHFLLGVASNDELPGFSK
- a CDS encoding CpaF family protein, coding for MTASIEFADDSPAFANTQRFQDVKAAAHEHLLSRIEELGAEFGRWSRTAIQQFVDLEVDSFVRLRRVPINESELRQVAASLTKELAGLGPLEDLLADPAVEDILINGYDNVFVSRRGVLQREVLRFSDNPHLLRIVRRILAPLGRRLDESSPMVDARLPDGGRLNVVIEPLAVDGPMVSIRKFRQDPLKPADLLALGTFNEEIHRLLSLAVRERCNILVSGGTSSGKTSLLNALAFFVPETERVVTVEDTAELSLNHPHVVRLEARQGGFDGAGQVSIRDLIRNSLRMRPDRVVVGEVRGPEVMDMLQAMNTGHEGSMATIHANSPRECLYRMEMLAGFAGFQGSEDSLRRQIASALDFIVQIARLSNGRRRIVSISEVTGMGDNVISTQELYRHESFVGPDGEEKDRWVSLGIHPHTPKLAKYRDQLRVTMAPEAPQGGGGSFWSRGR
- a CDS encoding type II secretion system F family protein; amino-acid sequence: MSTQLLTAASLVLFATAALLVGVAILIRGSRQNRSRQVVDSAITARANPVLDDALANVASPVRRGRVSAMFDGAAQLGEKWEQGKLGNYLLEAEDRQLIDRCGFSDLARARSLFIFARVVLAVVVPVLAWMFGGGGALGTMLSLFLGFALGYMVPKWVLRQVAASRTRKAKEELPLLIDLLRLLQGVGLSIDQSLHVIVTEFRTVLPVLAAELEIAVNQHARGLSREQSLQRLATGFGNEDLAAVARLIVQVDRHGGAVQEPLKQFSERVREQRRMELKERVGKLTVKMTGVMVLTLLPALIIVTGGAGFLAVFRGLARMGG
- the cpaB gene encoding Flp pilus assembly protein CpaB, producing the protein MNNVTKIVAAMLVLLAVLLGGYAFVLATKPAPAAKPAVAPTPLSEKRIPVVVADKLLPGGVPIDTGALKVVELPIDPAGAYRATSDLSGKIPKFDIGPGTPVTDSILVKGLTLLLNDGERAVAVPVDEVVGTGNRVAPGDFVDVFFTLRQGQNVTRTQARLLLSRLRVLTYGSASAAGDAPSDDGATVVRANNPPPPARTAVLAVPTADVNRLLLATQNGKLQLVLRNPTDATAPDASLFPEPPPVLAGKNGLTKEQREALELADNQAYAGLELTGLSGGAVKRPAPVVQARPRQSAPAPKVESNTVEVVRGTKREVVGF
- a CDS encoding TadE family protein, producing the protein MVKRADIRTGAKDGRLGAASQQGAYATEFALIFPIFFLVFYGVLSFGLIFTTQQSLTLAVEEGARASLRYYMPAAAGTGFMAQMQGRLEHGCEVAKLRAAWLGEIGGGAITPTCTASINGPCLKADGTLDTASSCTTTLGAAGAGTSVACGYRQEEMCFATLNVSYAYSANPLVPALPGTFLVVPNVLSATARVALDPGALQLGATGGGA
- a CDS encoding type II secretion system F family protein, which encodes MSALLLSVLCLALLLVAAGLWLWQSASERGRRQATSAFVEEQLSRSFDPTRAVVATAQQLYPPVRPRGVRGRFQNMLLRAGIEPGPAFYGPWLVALVALPIVALLFSGGLAALVTFFLVVLAVLFQLWWQADKRRQRMVRQLPGFIDALVRLITIGNSLGSAFQTAVSSVDAPLFEVLERANQLNRAGMELDASLVHAARLYRFYELELVAAVIGVALRFGGRSDVVLERMAAFMRDLQQAREELHALSAEVRLSAWILALLPVFVAGFIVIFNNAMFVGMWTDPVGQKMLVGAFALQLVGSFWLYRMAKSV
- a CDS encoding tetratricopeptide repeat protein, whose amino-acid sequence is MTGAIHYPVRMAGLLGAALLAAGCSSTAPSGYGVSAPKFNDEAMMRQQVANDEPTADSRGMYLSLIREMQGKGLYFASLAHIDAFEQRHGAAPDVELLRAHALREAGQSEESAVVYRRLLKTEVGAAAAQGLGLLAGARGDYPAAVVSLREAARLDPTNALIVSDLGYALLRNGETAAARLPMAQAAELAPENSRILANLALLLLVSGDAGRAGTVMDKAGLSPDARAAVRKLADDIARRAPQASRPVAVVKADSAPVAVAVPPPAASPFPVSSLAPEMSRVPMPPVAERAPVAPRAAVVRTAAQETEPADTVREPVVRQVSAPVLQPVRAPMQSMLDRFNSAIP
- a CDS encoding TadE/TadG family type IV pilus assembly protein codes for the protein MSAALLEAVRPGRAQRGVAALEFSLVCVLFLVILFGIISYGCIFVAQQSLSRAAEEGARVALQSRLAGLPEGASLQAEACGAVAQSVDWLTRRRATMGQAPVSCELRASQACTYAAGLRCASLVVTYIDYRKYPLIPELLPLGNWLQSLFGENTAWIPQDLSAVSTVQLGRNTSGS